A part of Halobacillus shinanisalinarum genomic DNA contains:
- a CDS encoding YtxH domain-containing protein: MPNAKSLVLGMIVGGVTGAVYTLFNTPSSGRDFRENAKLKSENIKTTVMSLKEEGMQLKDQIAQTSKEGAELIKELSEDVKVSIESWKKTVEPHQKNIQKYLEQIEKSLKELEEKAKAEQDTDTQPSHEIINHQ; the protein is encoded by the coding sequence ATGCCAAACGCAAAATCGCTTGTACTCGGAATGATCGTGGGTGGGGTCACTGGCGCCGTCTATACATTATTTAACACACCATCATCTGGACGTGACTTCCGTGAAAATGCCAAACTTAAAAGTGAAAATATTAAAACAACGGTGATGAGCTTAAAAGAGGAAGGCATGCAGTTGAAAGATCAAATTGCCCAAACTTCCAAAGAAGGTGCTGAACTGATTAAGGAACTTTCTGAAGATGTGAAAGTGTCCATTGAAAGCTGGAAGAAAACGGTTGAGCCGCACCAAAAAAATATCCAGAAATATCTTGAACAGATTGAAAAAAGCTTAAAAGAGCTTGAGGAAAAGGCTAAGGCAGAACAGGATACCGACACACAGCCTAGCCATGAAATCATTAATCACCAATAA